Below is a window of Pseudostreptobacillus hongkongensis DNA.
AAGTATTAACACTAACTACTTTAACATTGAATAATTTTTCAACAGCTTCTTTGATTTGTAATTTATTTGCACGTCTATCACAAATAAATACATATTCATTAGAGTTTAATAAGATTCTAGCTTTTTCAGTGTTTAAAACTGGCTTTTTGATTACATCAAATATAGTCATTATCCAAGCACCTCCTCGATAGCAGCAAGAGCTTCTTTAGTAATAACTACTTTATTGTATTTTAATAAAGCATAAACTGATAACTCTCTA
It encodes the following:
- the rplW gene encoding 50S ribosomal protein L23; this encodes MTIFDVIKKPVLNTEKARILLNSNEYVFICDRRANKLQIKEAVEKLFNVKVVSVNTLNMKPTTARARMTVYKTPAYKKAVVKLAEGESIKAYEI